The Montipora foliosa isolate CH-2021 chromosome 1, ASM3666993v2, whole genome shotgun sequence genome has a window encoding:
- the LOC137992085 gene encoding junctophilin-1-like produces MSGGRFDFEDGGTYCGEWKNSKAHGYGICTGPKGQARYEGSWNNGFELSGVYVWPNGHRFEGEWLGGRRHGLGVEYRGKWTYQGEWEEGFKARYGIQKSQSGARYEGSWTSGLQEGYGIEIYADGGYYYGQWKTGMRAGYGIRSGEVKRESSTTRHYKRCISRQSTVDNLKSNGVVPTSSSQNIRSNTRHRKTPSQGSENQSQSPRSPSENGSLNSTAGSGSARSYTLETVDSNGQIERADNRLIETYKGEWKNDKRHGYGIIEDNDGFSYVGEWSENMRHGLGVATYPDGTKLEGEWRHDELVTDVRKKGPLVSLVTRFKPRLQVVCEGAQDAADKADQKSQVALSRAAASRDKAVDALAAAEHAVAAAATAQKRVTGIMSKTKDKT; encoded by the exons ATGAGCGGTGGTCGCTTTGACTTTGAGGATGGTGGAACTTACTGCGGAGAATGGAAGAACAGTAAAGCGCACGGATATGGGATCTGTACGGGACCAAAGGGACAAGCTCGCTATGAAGGTTCTTGGAACAACGGTTTCGAACTCAGCGGAGTTTATGTTTGGCCAAATGGTCATCGCTTCGAAGGTGAATGGCTCGGTGGCCGCAGACACGGACTCGGGGTTGAGTATAGGGGAAAATGGACGTATCAAGGTGAGTGGGAGGAAGGCTTCAAAGCGCGATATGGAATACAGAAATCCCAAAGCGGGGCTCGTTACGAGGGAAGTTGGACCTCTGGGCTTCAGGAAGGTTACGGGATTGAGATCTATGCAGATGGAG GGTATTACTACGGACAATGGAAGACAGGGATGCGCGCTGGTTATGGCATTCGAAGTGgagaagttaaaagagaaaGCAGCACCACAAGGCATTACAAGCGTTGTATTTCTAGACAGTCTACTGTGGATAACCTTAAATCTAATGGTGTGGTACCAACTAGTAGTAGTCAGAACATTAGATCAAATACACGTCACCGCAAGACACCCTCTCAAGGTTCTGAAAACCAGTCACAGTCTCCCAGATCTCCGAGTGAAAATGGATCACTGAACAGTACAGCAGGGAGTGGGTCGGCACGTTCTTACACTCTCGAAACTGTTGATTCTAATGGACAAATTGAAAGGGCTGATAATCGCTTGATAGAGACATACAAGGGGGAATGGAAGAATGACAAACGTCACGGGTATGGCATCATTGAGGACAATGATGGGTTTAGCTATGTTGGTGAGTGGAGTGAAAACATGCGTCACGGTTTGGGTGTGGCAACTTATCCAGATGGAACAAAGCTTGAGGGGGAGTGGAGACATGATGAATTAGTTACAGATGTGAGAAAAAAAGGTCCCTTGGTTTCTCTTGTGACTCGATTCAAGCCGAGATTGCAGGTAGTTTGCGAGGGGGCTCAAGATGCAGCAGATAAAGCAGATCAAAAGTCGCAGGTTGCTCTTTCCAGAGCTGCAGCATCCCGTGATAAAGCTGTGGATGCATTGGCTGCTGCAGAGCATGCTGTAGCTGCAGCTGCTACAGCTCAAAAGCGTGTGACAGGGATCATGTCGAAAACGAAGGACAAAACCTAG